Proteins encoded together in one Acidimicrobiales bacterium window:
- a CDS encoding isocitrate/isopropylmalate family dehydrogenase, with protein sequence MQTTRVTLLPGDGTGPELVAAACRVLEATGVHLEWETLQVGQAAGPGSGLPDEALASVRANRVALKGPVTTTKERRGPRSVNVELRKALDLYAQVRPVRSRPGIRTPFSGVDLAVIRDTTEDLYGGVEFEAGAPETEALIETVNRAGRGEVRPGSAIGIKPISEAASRRVVAFAMEYARDHGYGHVTAVHKASAMRSTDGLFLEVARHVAQDHPDVAFDEMLVDSTCAALVRRPQEFGVLATLNLYGDILSDLAAALVGGVGLAPGMNVGPDAAVFEAAHGSAPKYAGLGKANPMAMILSGALLLRHLGEGDAAARVEAAVDAVAAEGRTLTYDLERTPADLPPASTDEVASAVIAALGRP encoded by the coding sequence GTGCAAACGACACGGGTCACGCTGCTCCCGGGCGACGGCACCGGGCCCGAGCTCGTGGCCGCGGCGTGCCGCGTCCTCGAGGCGACCGGCGTGCACCTCGAATGGGAGACCCTCCAGGTGGGCCAGGCCGCCGGGCCCGGATCGGGGCTCCCCGACGAGGCGCTCGCCTCCGTCCGCGCCAACCGCGTGGCGCTCAAGGGCCCGGTCACGACGACCAAGGAACGCCGCGGCCCGCGCTCGGTGAACGTGGAGTTGCGCAAGGCCCTCGACCTCTACGCCCAGGTCCGCCCGGTCCGCAGCCGGCCCGGTATCCGCACGCCCTTCTCCGGTGTCGACCTGGCCGTGATCCGCGACACCACCGAGGACCTGTACGGAGGGGTGGAGTTCGAGGCCGGCGCGCCCGAGACCGAGGCACTCATCGAGACCGTGAACCGCGCCGGGCGCGGGGAGGTGCGCCCGGGGTCGGCGATCGGGATCAAGCCAATTTCCGAGGCGGCCAGCCGGCGGGTCGTGGCCTTCGCCATGGAGTACGCGCGCGACCACGGCTACGGGCATGTCACCGCCGTGCACAAGGCGAGCGCCATGCGCTCGACCGACGGTCTCTTCCTGGAGGTGGCCCGCCACGTCGCCCAGGACCATCCCGACGTGGCCTTCGACGAGATGCTGGTGGACTCGACGTGTGCGGCGCTGGTACGGCGGCCTCAGGAATTCGGCGTCCTCGCCACCCTCAACCTCTACGGCGACATCCTGTCGGACCTGGCCGCCGCGCTCGTCGGCGGGGTGGGGCTCGCCCCCGGCATGAACGTCGGTCCCGACGCCGCGGTGTTCGAGGCCGCCCACGGCTCGGCGCCGAAGTACGCGGGGCTCGGCAAGGCGAACCCCATGGCCATGATCCTGTCGGGGGCGCTGCTCCTGCGACACCTGGGGGAGGGCGACGCCGCCGCCCGGGTCGAGGCGGCCGTGGACGCCGTCGCCGCCGAGGGCCGGACGCTCACCTACGACCTCGAGCGCACGCCCGCCGACCTCCCGCCGGCGTCGACCGACGAGGTGGCGTCGGCCGTGATCGCCGCCCTCGGGCGGCCGTAG